From the Clostridiales bacterium FE2011 genome, one window contains:
- a CDS encoding peptidoglycan-binding protein, whose product MRQLQQALIDLGFLKGTADGVYGNKTELAVRAFQKNAGLSVDGLAGTQTYELAVSKAAAAKGTAVQVQSSQGSAALSQAYSSTTLYNGCRGEEVRQLQQALIDLGFLKGSADGVFGNKTEAAVRAFQTSSGLVVDGLAGTQTRELAASKAAAAKGSSAPAAVPQSTPVPVQPSSPTIGTAAYHEPAAGALFGHNYDTIRPGDTGDRVKILQQALIDTGFLKGKADGVFGENTQKAVIAFQTRWNLTPDGLAGKKTLQTLEKAVGGAAAPAVTSTPVPASTPVPASTPVPASDQGDINDRISLPSVSSVQLLHWFNDVKPSISNGQYLLICDPSTGLSWTLRVMSRGRHCDSEPLTAKDTHTMVKAFGGVNTWNQKAVYVKLPDGRWTIGSTHDMPHDSSTIKNNDFGGHLCVHFLRDMSEAQKNDPKYGVANQETIRSFWKSLTGQTITN is encoded by the coding sequence GTGCGACAGCTTCAGCAGGCGCTGATTGATCTGGGCTTTCTGAAAGGAACAGCGGACGGCGTATATGGCAACAAAACCGAACTTGCCGTGCGTGCCTTCCAGAAAAATGCCGGTTTATCCGTCGATGGCCTGGCAGGTACACAGACTTATGAACTGGCGGTGAGTAAAGCCGCGGCCGCCAAAGGAACGGCTGTTCAGGTTCAGTCTTCTCAGGGCTCCGCAGCGCTCTCTCAGGCTTATTCTTCCACAACCCTGTATAACGGGTGCAGGGGTGAAGAAGTCCGCCAGCTCCAGCAGGCACTGATTGACCTGGGTTTTCTGAAAGGATCCGCAGACGGTGTGTTTGGCAACAAAACAGAAGCTGCCGTACGTGCATTCCAGACAAGTTCAGGCTTAGTCGTTGACGGACTGGCCGGTACACAAACCCGTGAACTGGCAGCCAGTAAAGCAGCCGCAGCCAAAGGATCATCCGCACCTGCGGCTGTTCCCCAGAGCACGCCTGTTCCCGTTCAGCCTTCCTCTCCCACCATCGGTACCGCTGCGTATCATGAACCGGCCGCCGGTGCTCTCTTTGGACATAATTATGATACCATTCGCCCCGGTGATACCGGCGACCGTGTTAAAATACTTCAGCAGGCTCTGATCGATACCGGATTCCTGAAAGGAAAAGCCGATGGTGTTTTCGGTGAAAACACGCAGAAAGCGGTCATCGCTTTCCAGACCCGCTGGAACCTGACTCCGGACGGTCTTGCCGGAAAGAAAACCCTGCAGACGCTGGAAAAAGCTGTCGGCGGAGCCGCTGCCCCTGCTGTTACATCCACTCCGGTTCCTGCGTCCACTCCCGTTCCGGCGTCAACACCTGTACCTGCCTCAGACCAGGGAGACATCAACGACCGGATATCGCTTCCTTCCGTTTCATCTGTGCAGCTGCTGCATTGGTTCAATGATGTAAAGCCATCCATTTCCAACGGACAGTATCTGCTTATATGCGATCCCTCAACAGGGCTGAGCTGGACCCTTCGTGTTATGTCCCGTGGACGTCACTGCGATTCTGAGCCATTGACTGCGAAAGATACCCATACCATGGTCAAAGCCTTCGGCGGTGTCAACACATGGAATCAGAAAGCGGTTTATGTAAAGCTTCCCGACGGGCGTTGGACAATAGGGTCAACACACGATATGCCTCACGACTCCAGTACCATCAAAAATAATGATTTTGGCGGTCATCTATGTGTTCATTTCCTGCGTGACATGTCCGAAGCCCAGAAAAACGATCCTAAATACGGTGTGGCAAACCAGGAGACTATTCGTTCTTTCTGGAAAAGCCTTACAGGTCAGACCATAACAAACTGA
- the rimM gene encoding 16S rRNA processing protein RimM, whose protein sequence is MNDYLLIASVLKPQGVRGECKLRSYAADIERFHQWNTLYLKKDDSYIPVALRTVRIRDGFVYAHLDGSDTADAAERFRGCDLYVNRAGAAPVEEDAELIADLIGCEARDENGEVIGVLTDVLQYGTVDTWVFQSGRSTLMVPALKAVFPEVDAEKKTILVIRDRLEEVAVRS, encoded by the coding sequence ATGAATGATTATCTTTTAATCGCATCTGTGCTCAAGCCCCAGGGCGTTCGCGGAGAATGCAAACTCCGCTCCTACGCTGCTGATATTGAGCGTTTTCATCAGTGGAACACCCTGTATCTGAAGAAGGACGACAGCTATATCCCTGTTGCTCTCCGTACCGTGCGGATCCGGGACGGTTTTGTTTACGCGCACCTGGACGGCAGCGATACAGCTGATGCGGCTGAAAGGTTCCGCGGCTGCGATCTGTATGTGAATCGCGCCGGCGCCGCTCCCGTGGAAGAGGACGCCGAGCTCATCGCGGATCTTATCGGATGTGAAGCCCGGGATGAAAACGGCGAAGTGATCGGTGTGCTGACGGATGTGCTGCAATACGGCACAGTGGATACCTGGGTCTTCCAGTCCGGTAGATCCACGCTGATGGTTCCGGCACTGAAAGCCGTTTTCCCGGAAGTGGATGCGGAGAAGAAAACCATTCTGGTCATCCGTGACAGGCTTGAGGAGGTGGCTGTTCGTTCATGA
- a CDS encoding MBL fold metallo-hydrolase, protein MRLHLLGINGPFPESRGATSGYLLEAGDNLFQLDLGSGVLGILTSLTAPESLSALFVSHWHYDHTADIPVLMYRLAACQKALPVYGPADPSSPVYNLVVSTPCFSFTEVSAGQAFELNGTSIRVTAARHPVPAVGYCFSFGGKTFGYTGDTNTLPSLAEDYRGCDLLLADGLFPASAWSEDKPHLSAELAARLAADTKAGSLIITHLNPFWPRRTLLQEARAVYSRTRLAEAGAIIDL, encoded by the coding sequence ATGAGACTGCATCTGCTAGGGATAAACGGACCTTTCCCGGAAAGCCGCGGTGCCACCTCCGGTTATCTTCTGGAAGCCGGAGACAACCTGTTCCAGCTGGATCTGGGCAGCGGCGTCCTGGGTATCCTTACCTCTCTGACGGCGCCGGAATCCCTGTCTGCGCTGTTTGTCAGTCATTGGCATTATGATCACACAGCCGATATTCCTGTGCTGATGTATCGCCTGGCTGCCTGTCAGAAAGCACTGCCCGTTTACGGTCCTGCGGATCCTTCTTCTCCGGTATATAATCTCGTTGTTTCCACACCCTGCTTTTCCTTTACGGAAGTATCGGCAGGGCAGGCCTTCGAACTGAACGGCACTTCCATCCGTGTCACCGCTGCCCGTCATCCGGTTCCTGCCGTGGGATACTGTTTCTCCTTCGGTGGGAAAACCTTCGGCTATACCGGTGACACCAATACCCTGCCTTCCTTGGCTGAAGACTACCGCGGGTGTGACCTTCTCCTGGCAGACGGCCTTTTCCCTGCTTCCGCCTGGTCCGAGGACAAACCCCATCTGTCCGCGGAACTGGCTGCGCGCCTGGCTGCGGATACAAAAGCAGGCAGCCTGATCATCACTCATCTGAATCCGTTCTGGCCCCGCAGAACACTGCTGCAGGAAGCCCGTGCCGTATATTCCCGTACGCGGCTTGCCGAAGCCGGTGCCATCATTGATCTGTGA
- a CDS encoding KH domain-containing protein: MQELLTFVAQSLVEHPDQVSVTETEGPEAVILELHVAEDDMGKVIGKQGRIAKAIRAVVKAATLKNSKPVFVEIQ; the protein is encoded by the coding sequence ATGCAAGAACTTTTAACCTTTGTGGCACAGTCTCTGGTGGAGCATCCCGATCAGGTCAGCGTTACCGAGACCGAAGGACCTGAAGCTGTCATTCTGGAGCTCCATGTGGCTGAAGATGATATGGGCAAGGTTATCGGCAAGCAGGGCAGGATTGCAAAAGCGATCCGCGCCGTGGTGAAAGCCGCCACGCTCAAAAACAGCAAGCCTGTTTTTGTTGAGATTCAATAA
- the infC gene encoding translation initiation factor IF-3 codes for MINEEIRDREVRLIDENGEQLGVMSTQQALQLAEERGLDLAKIQPSAVPPVCKLLDYDKYRYEQAKRERENRKNQRVVDIKEVQLSATIEENDVNTKAKMAIRFLENGDKVKVSIRFRGRQITHSEIGLKVMQDFAERCKDVSMVERRPLLDGRNMIMILAPKAIKASFAERKAKRENAASKETKE; via the coding sequence ATGATTAATGAGGAAATCCGCGACAGAGAGGTTCGCCTGATTGATGAAAACGGTGAACAGCTCGGCGTCATGAGCACACAGCAGGCGCTGCAGCTTGCGGAAGAACGGGGACTTGATCTGGCCAAGATCCAGCCTTCAGCTGTTCCGCCTGTATGTAAACTGCTGGATTATGACAAGTACCGCTACGAACAGGCAAAGCGGGAGCGGGAGAACCGGAAAAATCAGCGCGTTGTCGATATCAAGGAAGTGCAGCTGTCCGCCACCATCGAAGAAAACGATGTGAACACCAAGGCGAAGATGGCGATCCGCTTCCTGGAGAACGGCGATAAGGTTAAGGTATCCATTCGCTTCCGCGGCCGTCAGATCACCCACAGTGAAATCGGCCTGAAGGTCATGCAGGATTTCGCTGAGCGGTGCAAGGATGTCAGCATGGTGGAACGCCGCCCGCTGCTGGATGGCCGCAACATGATCATGATCCTTGCTCCCAAAGCCATCAAGGCTTCCTTTGCCGAAAGAAAGGCAAAGAGGGAGAATGCCGCCTCGAAAGAGACGAAGGAGTAA
- a CDS encoding helix-turn-helix domain-containing protein gives MVKEDLNRKVDLAFLAAFYGGMLTEKQRRILSLYCEEDLSLGEIAEEVGISRQAAHESLTRAAEKLSEMESALGVAERFRKIDSGLENALDALNCKDYPRAESLLKEMLTIETEDSSDRSWR, from the coding sequence ATGGTAAAGGAAGACCTGAACAGGAAGGTGGATCTGGCTTTCCTTGCCGCTTTCTACGGCGGTATGCTGACAGAGAAACAGCGCCGTATCCTCTCCCTCTACTGTGAAGAGGATCTTTCCCTGGGTGAGATTGCCGAAGAAGTCGGCATTTCCCGCCAGGCGGCACATGAATCCCTTACCCGTGCGGCTGAAAAGCTTTCGGAAATGGAATCTGCGCTGGGTGTAGCTGAACGCTTCCGCAAAATAGACTCCGGTCTGGAAAATGCGCTGGACGCGCTGAACTGCAAGGATTATCCCAGAGCGGAATCTTTACTGAAAGAAATGCTTACGATCGAAACGGAAGATTCCTCCGATCGTTCATGGAGGTAA
- the trmD gene encoding tRNA (guanosine(37)-N1)-methyltransferase TrmD codes for MSEPFRVNILTIFPEMFDSFFSSSILGRAGEQGLIDIRTTNIRPYSKSKHHNTDDYPFGGGAGMVMMAQPILDAMSAVMAEYPSARRIYLGPRGKKLTTSLARELAQEKALILLCGHYEGVDQRALDSCVDEEISIGDYILTGGEPAAMVLVDCVARFIPGVLGSAESPEEESFSDGLLEYPQYTRPRDLDGMQVPEVLLNGDHARIRSWRRRESLKATLRYRPDLLETAPLDEKDRKMLNEIRKELTESCSSEN; via the coding sequence ATGAGTGAGCCCTTCCGTGTCAATATCCTGACTATTTTCCCGGAAATGTTTGATAGTTTCTTTTCCTCCAGTATTCTGGGCCGTGCCGGAGAACAGGGACTGATCGATATCCGGACTACGAATATCCGTCCCTACTCAAAAAGCAAACACCATAATACGGATGATTATCCTTTCGGCGGCGGCGCTGGTATGGTTATGATGGCCCAGCCCATCCTGGATGCCATGTCTGCAGTCATGGCGGAATACCCATCCGCACGCCGGATCTATCTGGGGCCCCGCGGAAAAAAGCTGACCACTTCCCTTGCCCGGGAACTGGCACAGGAAAAGGCACTTATTCTGCTCTGCGGTCATTATGAAGGAGTGGACCAGCGTGCCCTCGATTCCTGTGTGGATGAGGAGATTTCCATCGGGGATTATATCCTGACCGGCGGTGAACCGGCTGCAATGGTACTTGTGGACTGTGTGGCCCGTTTCATTCCCGGTGTGCTCGGAAGTGCTGAAAGTCCGGAGGAGGAATCCTTCTCCGATGGTCTGCTGGAATACCCCCAGTATACCCGTCCACGGGATCTGGACGGTATGCAGGTGCCTGAAGTCCTGCTGAACGGGGATCACGCCAGGATCAGGTCATGGCGGCGCAGGGAAAGCTTAAAGGCGACCCTCAGGTACAGGCCTGATCTGCTTGAAACCGCCCCGCTGGATGAAAAGGACAGAAAGATGCTCAATGAAATCCGGAAGGAGTTGACCGAATCATGTTCCTCAGAAAACTGA
- the rpmI gene encoding 50S ribosomal protein L35, whose translation MPKQKSHRGAAKRFSFTKSGIVRHKQMNANHQVRLKTTKRTRHLRNAGVVDNAAEARTIHKLLPYK comes from the coding sequence ATGCCCAAACAGAAGTCCCATCGCGGAGCTGCCAAACGCTTTTCCTTTACCAAATCCGGTATCGTAAGGCATAAGCAGATGAACGCCAACCATCAGGTGCGTCTGAAGACCACCAAGCGTACCCGCCACCTGCGGAATGCCGGTGTTGTTGACAACGCTGCTGAAGCCCGGACCATTCACAAGTTACTGCCTTACAAATAA
- a CDS encoding barstar family protein → MQTIVIDGSRYDSPRDLHLALKRMLSLPDYYGMNADALNDCLSERVSPVNVWILDPGAGEVASAINILRTVFADNGGEVKEL, encoded by the coding sequence ATGCAGACGATTGTTATTGACGGTTCAAGGTACGACTCCCCCCGTGATCTCCACCTTGCCCTGAAGCGCATGCTTTCCCTTCCGGATTATTACGGAATGAACGCAGACGCCCTGAATGACTGTCTTTCCGAAAGGGTTTCCCCGGTCAATGTCTGGATCCTTGATCCGGGTGCCGGAGAGGTTGCTTCCGCAATCAATATTCTCCGTACAGTTTTTGCTGACAACGGCGGAGAAGTAAAGGAGCTGTAA
- a CDS encoding ATP-dependent 6-phosphofructokinase, whose protein sequence is MRKIGVLTSGGDSPGMNAAVMSVARSAAMYGIPLIGIKRGYNGLLRKSANLKDDMQELTLELVLDIADDPGTYLRTARCLEFIEKKYQEKAVKTLKSMQIDGLVVIGGDGSFRGAQALCNLGVPCIGIPGTIDNDLPYTEMSLGYDTAVNVCVEAIRKIRATSRSHDRPAVVEVMGRHCGDIALTAAVSTGSEIVVVPEVPWTVEGVAMQLQRQLDRGNYRATIVVAEGCWESMAPFDLYNFLTSRGKPCYPEEPMSAVRFASVMKRMCGMVEARANVIGYVQRGAEPTARDSAFAFEAGNLAVRLLRDGISNQVIGMQKGKVFYMPIEKALKKERYFNRPLYDLVNSL, encoded by the coding sequence ATGAGAAAAATCGGCGTACTGACGAGCGGCGGCGACAGTCCGGGAATGAACGCAGCAGTGATGTCTGTGGCGCGCAGTGCCGCAATGTACGGTATTCCGCTGATTGGCATCAAGCGTGGATATAACGGATTGCTTCGGAAAAGCGCCAACCTGAAGGACGATATGCAGGAGCTGACGCTTGAACTGGTGCTGGACATCGCTGATGATCCGGGAACCTATCTGCGTACAGCGCGATGCCTTGAGTTTATAGAAAAGAAATATCAGGAAAAAGCGGTCAAAACCCTGAAAAGCATGCAGATCGACGGCCTGGTTGTGATCGGCGGCGACGGCAGCTTCCGGGGCGCCCAGGCGCTGTGTAACCTGGGAGTACCCTGCATAGGCATTCCCGGAACCATTGATAACGACCTGCCCTATACGGAAATGTCCCTGGGTTACGACACGGCGGTGAATGTCTGCGTGGAAGCCATCCGGAAAATCCGGGCCACTTCCAGAAGCCATGACAGACCTGCGGTGGTGGAGGTTATGGGTCGTCATTGCGGAGATATTGCCCTGACAGCGGCTGTTTCAACCGGCAGTGAGATTGTGGTTGTTCCTGAGGTGCCGTGGACGGTTGAAGGTGTTGCCATGCAGCTGCAGAGGCAGCTGGACCGGGGCAACTACCGCGCAACAATTGTCGTGGCGGAAGGCTGCTGGGAATCCATGGCGCCTTTTGATCTGTACAATTTCCTGACTTCCCGCGGCAAGCCCTGCTATCCGGAAGAACCCATGTCCGCAGTGCGCTTTGCCTCTGTGATGAAGAGAATGTGCGGCATGGTGGAAGCCCGGGCCAACGTAATCGGCTATGTACAGCGCGGTGCCGAACCTACGGCACGTGACAGCGCCTTTGCCTTTGAAGCCGGCAACCTTGCGGTACGGCTGCTGCGTGACGGCATCAGCAACCAGGTGATCGGCATGCAGAAGGGCAAAGTGTTCTATATGCCCATTGAAAAGGCACTGAAGAAAGAACGGTATTTTAACCGGCCGCTTTACGACCTGGTAAACTCCTTATAA
- the rplT gene encoding 50S ribosomal protein L20: MARIKRALNAHKSRRKVMKLAKGYWGAKSKQYRAAKEQVARSLRYAFIGRKLRKRDFRRLWITRINAAARLNGMSYSTFINGLKKQDIEVNRKMLADLAVNDAAGFAKLVEIAKK, encoded by the coding sequence ATGGCACGCATTAAGAGGGCCCTTAACGCCCATAAGAGTCGCCGCAAGGTTATGAAGCTGGCGAAAGGCTACTGGGGAGCAAAATCCAAGCAGTACCGCGCCGCGAAAGAACAGGTTGCCCGCAGCCTGCGTTACGCGTTCATCGGACGTAAACTCCGTAAGCGCGATTTCCGCCGCCTGTGGATCACCCGTATCAACGCTGCTGCCCGCCTGAACGGCATGAGCTATTCCACGTTCATCAACGGCCTGAAGAAGCAGGACATCGAAGTCAACCGCAAGATGCTCGCTGACCTGGCTGTGAACGATGCCGCCGGCTTTGCGAAGCTCGTTGAAATCGCCAAGAAGTGA
- the rpsP gene encoding 30S ribosomal protein S16 codes for MSVKIRLKRMGMKKKPFYRVVVADIRSPRDGRFIEEIGYYDPMTKPAEIKVDNERAKYWLGVGAQPTDTVRILLKKSGAIEEK; via the coding sequence ATGTCTGTCAAAATCCGTCTGAAGAGAATGGGAATGAAGAAAAAGCCTTTCTATCGCGTGGTTGTTGCTGATATCCGCAGCCCCCGTGACGGCCGCTTCATCGAAGAGATCGGTTACTATGATCCCATGACCAAGCCCGCCGAAATCAAGGTTGACAACGAGCGCGCCAAGTACTGGCTCGGCGTTGGCGCTCAGCCCACTGACACCGTCCGCATTCTGCTGAAGAAGTCCGGCGCGATCGAAGAAAAGTGA
- the ffh gene encoding signal recognition particle protein, whose product MAFEGLSEKLQGALRKMTGRGRLTEQAVKEGMREVRMALLEADVNYAVAKDFIRKVTERCVGADVLSSLTPSQQVIRIVNEEMTELMGSTNAKLNWSSSVPSIIMLCGLQGAGKTTMCAKLAGYLTKQGKKPMLAACDIYRPAAIKQLQVVGQQVNVPVFEKGTQDPVKTAKEAIEYARYYQRDVLIIDTAGRLHIDEELMDELLRIRDTVSPTEILLTVDAMTGQDAVNVAKAFDEKLNVTGVILTKLDGDTRGGAALSIKAVTGKPIKFSGIGEKLSDIEPFHPDRMASRILGMGDVLTLIDKAAEAFDEQEAGKFARKGLSNKLTLEDFLDQMQSMKKMGGLRSMISMLPGMSGKDIDVDDNAMKKPEAIIRSMTPKERKDPSILNASRRKRIAAGSGTTVQDVNTLIRQFEQAQQMMKRMMGAKGKKALRNMRFPGM is encoded by the coding sequence ATGGCATTTGAAGGCTTAAGCGAAAAGCTCCAAGGTGCTCTGAGGAAAATGACCGGGCGCGGCAGGCTGACGGAACAGGCTGTGAAGGAAGGCATGCGGGAAGTGCGCATGGCCCTCCTGGAAGCTGACGTCAACTACGCCGTGGCCAAGGATTTTATCCGCAAGGTCACGGAGCGCTGTGTCGGCGCCGACGTACTCTCCTCCCTGACTCCCAGCCAGCAGGTTATCCGCATCGTCAATGAAGAGATGACTGAGCTGATGGGCAGCACCAATGCAAAGCTCAACTGGTCCTCTTCGGTTCCATCCATCATCATGCTTTGCGGCCTGCAGGGCGCCGGTAAAACCACCATGTGCGCCAAGCTGGCCGGATACCTGACTAAGCAGGGAAAAAAGCCGATGCTGGCCGCCTGCGATATTTACCGTCCTGCCGCCATCAAACAGCTGCAGGTAGTCGGACAACAGGTCAACGTTCCCGTGTTTGAAAAAGGAACCCAGGATCCTGTCAAAACCGCGAAGGAAGCAATTGAATACGCCCGGTATTATCAGCGCGATGTGCTGATTATCGATACAGCCGGCCGGCTGCATATTGATGAGGAACTCATGGATGAGCTCCTCCGCATCCGGGACACGGTCTCCCCCACGGAAATCCTGCTGACTGTTGACGCCATGACCGGTCAGGACGCTGTGAATGTCGCCAAAGCCTTCGATGAAAAGCTGAATGTTACCGGCGTCATCCTGACCAAGCTGGATGGCGATACCCGCGGCGGTGCCGCCCTCTCCATCAAGGCGGTCACAGGCAAGCCCATCAAGTTCAGCGGTATCGGCGAAAAGCTTTCCGACATCGAGCCCTTCCATCCCGACCGGATGGCCAGCCGCATCCTCGGCATGGGCGACGTACTGACCCTCATTGACAAGGCTGCCGAAGCCTTTGATGAACAGGAAGCGGGAAAATTTGCCCGCAAAGGCCTGAGCAACAAGCTCACCCTGGAAGACTTCCTGGATCAGATGCAAAGCATGAAGAAAATGGGCGGTCTCCGCAGCATGATCAGTATGCTGCCCGGCATGAGCGGCAAAGACATCGACGTGGATGATAATGCGATGAAGAAGCCTGAAGCCATTATCCGCTCCATGACTCCGAAGGAACGCAAAGATCCTTCCATCCTCAACGCCAGCCGCCGCAAGCGTATTGCTGCCGGCTCCGGCACCACCGTACAGGATGTGAACACGCTGATCCGCCAGTTTGAGCAGGCTCAGCAGATGATGAAGCGTATGATGGGAGCCAAGGGTAAAAAGGCGCTCCGCAACATGCGTTTCCCGGGAATGTGA
- a CDS encoding histidine phosphatase family protein, which yields MRILLIRHAEPDYTIDSLTPKGRVEAELLSRRMIRYDIRDFYVSPLGRARDTAACTLDKLNRKAEILPWLHEFMGSYPDPETGKRRIVAWDVKPRIWTAFPGVADIRTWCDVPAFDGGNVREVWQQTTDGVDELLGRYGYTKDGPVWRCADNEDFTIALFCHFGISMAILAYLTDISPMVLWHHTLTLPSSVTEIVTEERIKGEVSFRITKLGDLTHLEAAGEKRSTAGLFPECYTGIDSTDPAVNGTL from the coding sequence ATGCGTATACTTCTGATCCGCCATGCGGAACCTGATTATACCATCGATTCCCTTACACCGAAGGGACGGGTGGAGGCTGAACTGCTCAGCCGGCGGATGATCCGGTATGACATCCGGGATTTTTACGTATCTCCCCTTGGGCGGGCCCGGGATACCGCTGCCTGCACGCTGGATAAACTGAACCGTAAGGCGGAGATCCTGCCCTGGCTGCACGAATTTATGGGATCCTACCCTGATCCGGAAACCGGCAAACGCCGGATTGTTGCCTGGGACGTCAAGCCGCGGATCTGGACAGCCTTTCCCGGCGTGGCGGATATCCGCACCTGGTGCGATGTTCCCGCCTTCGACGGAGGAAACGTGCGTGAAGTATGGCAGCAGACTACGGACGGCGTGGATGAACTTCTCGGACGATACGGATATACGAAGGACGGGCCGGTCTGGCGCTGTGCCGATAATGAGGATTTCACCATTGCGCTTTTCTGCCACTTTGGTATTTCCATGGCAATTCTCGCCTATCTGACAGATATCTCTCCCATGGTGCTGTGGCATCATACCCTTACCCTGCCCTCCTCTGTGACGGAAATCGTCACGGAAGAGCGGATTAAAGGAGAGGTTTCCTTCCGTATAACCAAGCTGGGAGATCTGACCCATCTGGAAGCCGCAGGCGAAAAAAGAAGCACTGCCGGATTGTTTCCGGAGTGCTATACGGGGATCGATTCCACAGATCCTGCGGTCAACGGAACCTTGTAA